One Alkalidesulfovibrio alkalitolerans DSM 16529 genomic region harbors:
- a CDS encoding aspartate-semialdehyde dehydrogenase, which produces MSRVKVAVAGATGAVGREMLKVLEQRDFPAEVVPFASARSAGSAVPFKGAELTVRELKEDSFKGFDIALFSAGGSTSEKFAPLAAKSGCVVVDNSSAWRMDPACPLVVPEVNAHDLDWHKGIIANPNCSTIQMVVALKPLHDAARIKRVIVSTYQAVSGTGQKAIVELENQVRRLMSGQEAVPEVYPHQIAFNCLPQIDVFLDNDYTKEEMKMVNETKKIMGDDSIRLTATTVRVPVFYGHSESVNVEFEKPLSAKQARAILAQAPGVRVLDNPRERIYPMPIDAAGQDETFVGRIRQDETVENGLNMWIVADNIRKGAALNAVQIAEALIERDLVRVP; this is translated from the coding sequence ATGAGCAGAGTGAAGGTTGCCGTTGCGGGCGCCACGGGCGCCGTGGGCCGGGAGATGCTGAAGGTTCTGGAACAGCGCGACTTCCCCGCCGAGGTGGTTCCCTTCGCCTCGGCCCGGTCGGCCGGGAGCGCCGTGCCGTTCAAGGGCGCGGAACTGACCGTGCGCGAGCTGAAGGAGGACTCCTTCAAGGGCTTCGACATCGCGCTCTTCTCCGCCGGAGGCTCGACCTCGGAGAAGTTCGCCCCGCTGGCCGCCAAGTCGGGCTGCGTGGTCGTGGACAACTCCAGCGCCTGGCGCATGGACCCGGCCTGTCCGCTGGTGGTGCCCGAAGTCAACGCCCACGACCTGGACTGGCATAAGGGCATCATCGCCAATCCCAACTGCTCGACCATCCAGATGGTGGTGGCGCTCAAGCCCCTGCACGACGCGGCGCGCATCAAGCGCGTCATCGTCTCCACCTACCAGGCCGTGTCCGGCACCGGGCAGAAGGCCATCGTGGAGCTCGAAAACCAGGTGCGCCGTCTCATGTCCGGCCAGGAGGCCGTGCCCGAGGTCTATCCGCACCAGATCGCCTTCAACTGCCTGCCGCAGATCGACGTCTTCCTGGACAACGACTACACCAAGGAAGAGATGAAGATGGTCAACGAGACCAAGAAGATCATGGGCGACGACTCCATCCGCCTCACGGCCACCACCGTGCGCGTGCCCGTGTTCTACGGCCACTCCGAGTCCGTGAACGTGGAGTTCGAGAAGCCCCTGAGCGCCAAGCAGGCCCGGGCCATCCTCGCCCAGGCGCCGGGCGTGCGCGTGCTCGACAACCCGCGCGAGAGGATCTACCCCATGCCCATCGACGCGGCCGGCCAGGACGAGACCTTCGTGGGCCGCATCCGCCAGGACGAGACCGTGGAGAACGGCCTGAACATGTGGATCGTGGCCGACAACATCCGCAAGGGCGCGGCCCTCAACGCGGTGCAAATCGCCGAGGCCCTGATCGAGCGCGATCTGGTCCGGGTGCCGTGA
- a CDS encoding response regulator, which yields MRALIVEDDFTSRKLLQKILAPYAECDIAVNGRECVVAFSQSLDEGRPYDLVTMDIMMPEMDGQEALKVIRQIEKERGRRGADEVKVVMTTALDDPKNVVEAYYKGGATSYIPKPIDKHMFLHLLRNLGLIE from the coding sequence ATGCGCGCGCTCATCGTCGAGGACGACTTCACCAGCCGCAAGCTGCTGCAGAAAATTCTGGCTCCGTATGCCGAGTGCGACATCGCGGTCAACGGTCGCGAGTGCGTTGTGGCCTTCTCCCAGTCGCTGGACGAGGGCAGGCCCTACGATCTCGTGACCATGGACATCATGATGCCCGAGATGGACGGCCAAGAGGCCCTGAAGGTGATCCGCCAGATCGAGAAGGAACGCGGCAGACGCGGCGCGGACGAGGTCAAGGTGGTCATGACCACGGCCCTGGACGATCCCAAGAACGTGGTCGAGGCCTACTACAAAGGCGGAGCCACCTCCTACATCCCCAAACCCATCGACAAGCACATGTTCCTGCACCTGCTGCGCAACCTGGGCCTGATCGAATAG
- a CDS encoding glycosyltransferase family 4 protein — MMQAIQLDLGREWRGGQRQVLYLARHLLREGSFAPLVAAPKGAPLLDAARGEGIPVFELPGRREWSPGSFRAVNRLLRQGAGIHILHTHCARSAALAALLRLLSGVRFHLVHTRRVSYPLKGFWSVEKYRLADRVAAVSGEIAAVLERGGLPREKIRVIHSGIDPTRYPVRERGALPDMPRVIGFVGALTPQKGLPVLLDALALLREGNPPAFKALIVGEGALRPDLERKARDLGLGDLTRFLGFRESREVMPSMDVLAVPSVDGEGSSGVVKEAWVTGLPVVCSSLPSNLELVEPGVSGLSVGVGDAHDLAEALRRLLTEPELARSLVEGGRRRVASFTDTAMARAYLDLYREMTARSDS; from the coding sequence ATGATGCAGGCCATCCAACTCGACCTGGGCCGCGAATGGCGCGGCGGGCAGCGCCAGGTGCTCTATCTGGCGCGGCATCTGCTGCGCGAGGGGAGCTTCGCGCCCCTGGTGGCCGCGCCCAAGGGCGCGCCGCTGCTCGACGCGGCCAGGGGCGAGGGCATTCCCGTGTTCGAACTGCCCGGCCGCCGCGAATGGAGTCCCGGTAGCTTTCGGGCCGTGAACCGGCTGTTGCGCCAGGGCGCGGGCATCCACATCCTGCACACCCACTGCGCCCGCTCGGCCGCGCTGGCCGCGCTGCTCAGGCTTCTGTCCGGGGTGCGCTTTCATCTCGTGCACACCCGCCGCGTCTCCTATCCCCTCAAGGGGTTTTGGAGCGTGGAGAAGTATCGCCTGGCCGACCGTGTGGCGGCCGTGAGCGGCGAGATCGCCGCGGTGCTGGAGCGCGGCGGCCTGCCGCGCGAGAAGATTCGCGTCATCCACTCCGGCATAGATCCCACCCGCTACCCCGTGCGTGAGCGCGGGGCCTTGCCCGACATGCCCCGCGTCATAGGCTTCGTGGGCGCGCTGACCCCGCAAAAGGGCCTGCCCGTGCTGCTCGACGCATTGGCGCTCCTGCGCGAGGGAAATCCCCCGGCCTTCAAGGCGCTGATCGTGGGCGAGGGGGCGCTTCGCCCCGACCTGGAGCGCAAGGCGCGCGACCTGGGTCTTGGCGACCTGACGCGCTTCCTGGGTTTTCGCGAGAGCCGCGAGGTCATGCCGTCCATGGACGTGTTGGCCGTGCCCAGCGTGGACGGGGAGGGGTCGAGCGGGGTCGTCAAGGAGGCCTGGGTCACGGGGCTGCCCGTGGTCTGCTCCAGCCTGCCCTCGAACCTCGAATTGGTGGAGCCGGGCGTCTCAGGGCTCTCCGTGGGCGTGGGCGATGCCCACGATCTGGCCGAGGCGCTTCGCCGCCTGCTGACCGAGCCGGAACTGGCCCGCAGTCTGGTGGAGGGCGGCCGGCGCCGCGTGGCGTCCTTCACGGACACGGCCATGGCAAGGGCCTATCTGGACCTGTACCGGGAAATGACCGCGCGAAGCGACTCCTGA
- a CDS encoding Tim44 domain-containing protein has translation MKYHLATLSAVLLTAVLCLAPTLALANAPAAAPQQQRGMGMFDMLLMGLAVYLLFRFIARRRGGGGGHGRPDERFGNNSHGGLDDDHDREGTYGRDARYRAAEQAWEALKGPTARQAGPEAGKQEADVAPNVRLPQDFDADEFMKGAKLVFARLQESWSRRDIEDLTPFTTPKMLAEIEREAAANPTPSPVDVLVINARLMEVAEQGGMTTATVYYDVTMRQDKRLSATEQVREVWTFVRPTDDPSAMWKLDAIQPLDQSATQ, from the coding sequence ATGAAATACCACCTCGCCACCTTGTCCGCCGTGCTCCTGACGGCGGTTTTGTGTCTCGCGCCCACGCTGGCCCTGGCCAATGCGCCTGCGGCCGCCCCGCAGCAACAACGCGGCATGGGCATGTTCGACATGCTGCTCATGGGCTTGGCCGTGTACCTACTTTTCCGCTTCATCGCCCGCCGCCGTGGCGGCGGAGGCGGCCACGGACGGCCGGATGAGCGCTTCGGCAACAACTCGCACGGCGGCCTGGACGACGACCACGATCGCGAGGGAACCTACGGCCGCGACGCGCGCTACCGCGCGGCCGAACAGGCCTGGGAAGCGCTGAAGGGCCCCACGGCCCGGCAGGCCGGCCCGGAAGCCGGAAAACAGGAAGCCGACGTGGCACCCAACGTCCGCCTGCCCCAGGACTTCGACGCCGATGAATTCATGAAGGGCGCCAAACTCGTCTTCGCCCGGCTGCAAGAATCCTGGAGTCGGCGCGACATCGAAGACCTCACGCCCTTCACCACGCCAAAGATGCTCGCCGAGATCGAACGCGAGGCAGCGGCCAACCCCACGCCGTCGCCCGTTGACGTGCTGGTCATCAACGCCCGGCTGATGGAGGTGGCGGAACAAGGCGGCATGACTACGGCCACGGTCTACTACGACGTAACCATGCGTCAGGACAAAAGGCTTTCGGCCACCGAGCAGGTGCGCGAGGTCTGGACTTTCGTGCGGCCCACGGACGACCCCTCGGCCATGTGGAAGCTCGACGCCATCCAGCCGCTGGACCAGTCCGCGACGCAGTAG
- a CDS encoding aminotransferase class IV, with protein sequence MPDIRIVDGDEYIERLKAAHRPGGEKMLAFYEHRLGVIGTDPRLMLMLWDDHLVHRGDGVFETMKWVDGKLYQLDPHLRRMECSAKAIHLAPPCALDDVRSICIQVARAAKRPHGMLRVLLGRGPGGFGIDPLECPVPGLYVVAYAFTPKAEEAYEKGVTAFRTSIPAKQSYLATIKSTDYLPNMLMKREALEKGVDYPICFDDQNFLAEGAVENVCLVDKQGVICVPAFDNCLAGTTMRRAIELIGTERQVDFRKIREDEIYDAHEFIVVGTTVDAVSIVRYNGKPIHDARPGPVAKRMRELLRQDLRETGVVVYDG encoded by the coding sequence ATGCCCGACATCCGCATCGTCGATGGCGACGAATACATCGAGCGGCTGAAGGCCGCCCACAGGCCCGGCGGCGAGAAGATGCTGGCCTTCTACGAGCACCGCCTGGGCGTGATCGGCACGGACCCGCGCCTGATGCTCATGCTCTGGGACGACCACCTCGTGCACCGGGGCGACGGCGTCTTCGAGACCATGAAGTGGGTGGACGGCAAGCTCTACCAGCTCGATCCGCACCTGCGCCGCATGGAGTGCTCGGCCAAGGCCATCCATCTGGCCCCGCCGTGCGCGCTGGACGACGTGCGCTCCATCTGCATCCAGGTGGCGCGCGCCGCCAAGCGGCCGCACGGCATGCTGCGCGTGCTGCTCGGACGCGGCCCCGGCGGCTTCGGCATCGACCCCCTGGAGTGCCCGGTGCCGGGGCTCTACGTGGTGGCCTACGCCTTCACGCCCAAGGCCGAGGAGGCCTACGAGAAGGGCGTCACCGCGTTTCGCACCTCCATCCCGGCCAAGCAGAGCTATCTGGCGACCATCAAGAGCACGGACTACCTGCCCAACATGCTCATGAAGCGCGAGGCCCTGGAAAAGGGCGTGGACTACCCCATCTGTTTCGACGACCAGAACTTCCTGGCCGAGGGGGCGGTGGAGAACGTCTGTCTGGTGGACAAGCAGGGCGTGATCTGCGTGCCCGCCTTTGACAACTGCCTGGCGGGCACCACCATGCGCAGGGCCATCGAGTTGATCGGGACCGAGCGGCAGGTGGACTTCCGCAAGATCCGCGAGGACGAGATCTACGACGCGCACGAATTCATCGTGGTGGGGACCACGGTGGATGCCGTGAGCATCGTGCGCTACAACGGCAAACCCATCCACGACGCGCGGCCCGGCCCCGTGGCCAAGCGCATGCGCGAGCTTTTGCGCCAGGATCTGCGCGAGACAGGCGTGGTGGTGTACGACGGCTAG
- the metF gene encoding methylenetetrahydrofolate reductase [NAD(P)H], whose amino-acid sequence MRICDLIAQKTPFVSLEFYPPKEREQWGAFFEEAEKLKAVDPLFVSVTYGAGGGTQDNTLEIAARLKNETGFEPLVHLTTVGATEERIAAYLRDLKTSGIENILALRGDPPRGMCDFKPDNERFQHASDLVSFMRAGFPEFCVGVAGYPQPHPQSPTVAEDLAWTKFKIEQGAQFIVTQLFFDVRQYVDFVGRLKAMNVDVPVIPGILPIMSLGSIRFILSLCGASIPGKFYLELEEADKKGGAAAVSEIGLRFAIDQCRQLLDAGAPGVHLYTLNKADACLHIAGELNI is encoded by the coding sequence ACCCGCCCAAGGAGCGGGAGCAGTGGGGCGCGTTCTTCGAGGAGGCCGAGAAGCTCAAGGCCGTGGACCCGCTGTTCGTCTCCGTGACCTACGGCGCGGGCGGCGGCACCCAGGACAACACCCTGGAGATCGCCGCGCGCCTGAAGAACGAGACCGGCTTCGAGCCGCTGGTGCACCTGACCACCGTGGGCGCGACCGAGGAGCGCATTGCCGCCTACCTGCGCGACCTGAAGACCTCGGGCATCGAGAACATCCTCGCGCTGCGCGGCGATCCGCCGCGCGGCATGTGCGACTTCAAGCCGGACAACGAGCGCTTCCAGCACGCCTCGGACCTGGTGTCCTTCATGCGCGCGGGCTTCCCCGAGTTCTGCGTGGGCGTGGCTGGCTATCCGCAGCCGCACCCGCAATCGCCCACCGTGGCCGAGGATCTGGCCTGGACGAAGTTCAAGATCGAGCAGGGCGCGCAGTTCATCGTCACCCAGCTCTTCTTCGACGTGCGCCAGTACGTCGATTTCGTGGGGCGCTTGAAGGCCATGAACGTGGACGTTCCGGTGATCCCGGGCATCCTGCCGATCATGAGCCTGGGCTCGATCCGCTTCATCCTCTCCCTGTGCGGGGCGAGCATCCCCGGCAAGTTCTACCTGGAACTGGAGGAGGCGGACAAGAAGGGCGGCGCGGCGGCCGTGAGCGAGATCGGTCTTCGCTTCGCCATCGACCAGTGCAGGCAGCTCCTGGACGCGGGCGCGCCCGGCGTGCACCTGTACACCCTGAACAAGGCCGATGCCTGCCTGCACATCGCGGGCGAGCTGAACATCTAG
- a CDS encoding tetratricopeptide repeat protein: MKTLLLILALVCGIAVGVEQSHAYFIDLSPGSGDMHHSTEGKRLLALGMAALEKGDFREATSRFEQSADDNPRSPFPYLGLADVARAQNDVPGIGRQLAKALETAPDEPVVHLALARYHFIRAEYPATELSLLKALEFDPGFTKAKVELATLYASVIPDPAKAEKLFLEVLAQEPENTGALFGLGNLLGGQGRMSEAERHLREAARLRQRDARPYMALAALHARMKDYEKAAAVYGEALTVDAESNDAQFGRAQARLAMGRKDEALADCRAVLRRQPDNLGALFMASMIHLERKQWDEAEKGFREVVRLDPENGWARNNLAWLIAERKGELAEARMHAAKAVEIQANNAQFRDTYGTVLAKSGDRQGAAMQFELAAQAAPNSSAAWYRLGEAREATGETGDARKAYQQAVKIGGGGDPFAKRAGERLAALKQ, from the coding sequence ATGAAGACGCTACTCCTCATCCTGGCATTGGTGTGCGGCATCGCGGTCGGCGTGGAACAATCCCACGCCTATTTCATAGATCTTTCCCCTGGAAGCGGTGACATGCACCATTCCACGGAGGGAAAGCGACTCTTGGCGCTCGGCATGGCCGCCTTGGAGAAGGGCGATTTCAGGGAGGCGACAAGCCGGTTTGAGCAGAGCGCGGACGATAATCCCCGCAGCCCCTTCCCCTATCTGGGGCTCGCGGACGTGGCCCGCGCGCAGAACGACGTTCCGGGAATCGGCCGACAACTCGCCAAGGCGCTGGAGACGGCGCCCGATGAGCCCGTCGTGCACCTCGCGCTCGCGCGTTACCATTTCATCAGGGCCGAGTATCCGGCTACGGAATTGTCGCTGCTCAAGGCCCTTGAGTTTGATCCCGGGTTCACCAAGGCCAAGGTCGAGCTTGCGACCTTGTATGCCTCCGTCATCCCCGATCCGGCCAAGGCGGAAAAACTGTTCCTGGAGGTGCTCGCCCAGGAGCCGGAGAACACCGGGGCGTTGTTCGGTTTGGGCAATCTACTTGGAGGGCAGGGCCGCATGAGCGAGGCCGAGCGGCATTTGCGGGAAGCGGCCCGGCTGCGGCAGCGTGACGCGAGGCCCTACATGGCGCTGGCCGCCCTGCACGCCCGCATGAAGGATTACGAAAAGGCGGCCGCTGTCTACGGCGAGGCCTTGACCGTGGATGCCGAATCGAACGATGCGCAGTTCGGCCGGGCGCAGGCTCGTCTGGCCATGGGGCGAAAGGACGAGGCGCTTGCGGATTGCCGGGCCGTCTTGCGTAGGCAGCCCGACAATCTCGGGGCGCTGTTCATGGCCTCCATGATCCATCTCGAACGTAAGCAGTGGGACGAAGCCGAGAAAGGCTTTCGCGAAGTCGTGCGTCTCGACCCGGAGAACGGCTGGGCGCGTAACAACCTGGCTTGGCTCATCGCCGAGCGCAAAGGAGAGCTGGCCGAGGCCAGGATGCACGCGGCAAAGGCGGTGGAGATACAGGCAAACAACGCCCAGTTCCGGGACACATATGGCACGGTCCTGGCGAAGAGCGGGGACAGGCAAGGTGCGGCCATGCAGTTCGAGCTGGCCGCGCAGGCGGCCCCGAATTCCTCGGCCGCGTGGTATCGCCTGGGAGAGGCCAGGGAGGCCACGGGCGAGACCGGCGATGCCCGCAAGGCGTACCAGCAGGCGGTCAAGATCGGCGGCGGGGGCGATCCCTTTGCCAAGCGCGCGGGTGAGAGGCTTGCCGCTTTGAAACAGTGA
- a CDS encoding HD domain-containing protein: MPVELFETYCRSFLDGSEGDLAYRVKLDHSLRVRDEAARLAKIHAVELDRLGVSAETAALAGLLHDAGRFEQFRRFQTFNDRVSVNHATLSVRVIRRENFLAHLSPAGQRLVLGAIMLHNRKIVRSPASTPLGYLARLLRDADKLDIYRVMLDYFTPGGDRHAFMTLDAKPHATAYTPEVLDDVLAGRMVDYARLCWENDFKLLMLAWVHDLNLPGTAKAFLERGFVGRVLSLLPDNPDVRKAGHILADTLARRAEET; the protein is encoded by the coding sequence ATGCCTGTGGAACTGTTCGAGACCTATTGCCGGTCGTTTTTGGACGGAAGCGAAGGCGATCTCGCCTATCGGGTGAAGCTCGACCATTCGCTGCGCGTGCGCGACGAGGCCGCGCGGCTGGCTAAGATCCACGCCGTCGAACTCGATCGGCTCGGCGTTTCAGCCGAGACCGCAGCCCTGGCGGGGCTTTTGCACGACGCGGGTCGTTTCGAGCAATTCCGGCGCTTTCAGACCTTCAACGACCGCGTTTCGGTGAACCACGCTACGCTTTCCGTGCGCGTGATCCGGCGCGAAAACTTCCTTGCGCATCTTTCCCCGGCCGGGCAGCGCCTTGTGCTCGGCGCGATCATGCTCCACAATCGAAAGATCGTCAGGTCGCCCGCGTCCACGCCGCTTGGCTATCTCGCGCGGCTTTTGCGCGACGCGGACAAGCTCGATATCTACCGGGTCATGCTCGACTACTTCACCCCAGGCGGCGACCGCCATGCCTTCATGACGCTCGACGCCAAACCCCACGCGACCGCCTACACGCCCGAGGTGCTCGATGACGTGTTGGCGGGCCGCATGGTGGACTACGCGCGCCTTTGCTGGGAGAACGACTTCAAGCTCCTTATGTTGGCCTGGGTGCACGACCTGAATCTGCCTGGAACGGCCAAGGCTTTTTTGGAGCGCGGCTTCGTGGGCCGGGTCTTGTCCCTGCTGCCGGACAACCCTGACGTGCGCAAGGCCGGGCACATCCTGGCGGACACGCTCGCCCGCCGGGCCGAAGAGACGTAG
- a CDS encoding PEP-CTERM sorting domain-containing protein, with amino-acid sequence MGIRKHIATVVVAMAMLLAASASVHAGAVIFSPDGNLALGVNDHGHLNFSSAPNPANAVAWGVAYRFPDGSFRDATAPGCLCEGWGVSGSGFSGDASVDNGGINNLSLVSFVSGPSTATSTVALTSFSDLVVTQSYGPSAEAPNSLFVNNVTISNTGASTITDVRYVRVMDWDIPPSEFNEYVTIKGTGTTTLLETSHDDGFESPNPLAFTTPILPGTLDVDFENSGPTDHGAYFKFLFGDLAAGESYSFSIFYGAAPSETLALNALGLIGAELYSLGKSTIAGTPATFMFAFKGVGGEIIVPPPTPTDPIPEPGSLLLLGSGLAGFAAWRRRRAANVKA; translated from the coding sequence ATGGGCATCAGGAAACACATCGCAACAGTCGTAGTGGCCATGGCGATGCTCCTGGCGGCAAGCGCAAGTGTGCACGCCGGAGCCGTCATCTTCAGCCCCGATGGGAATCTCGCCTTGGGCGTGAACGACCACGGGCACCTCAACTTCAGCTCGGCTCCGAACCCGGCCAACGCAGTCGCCTGGGGCGTGGCCTACAGGTTCCCGGACGGCTCGTTCCGCGACGCGACCGCGCCCGGCTGCCTGTGCGAGGGCTGGGGCGTGTCCGGCAGCGGCTTTTCCGGCGACGCCAGCGTGGACAACGGGGGCATCAACAACCTCTCGCTCGTCTCGTTCGTCTCCGGACCCAGCACCGCCACTTCCACGGTGGCCCTGACCTCGTTCTCCGATCTGGTCGTGACCCAGTCCTACGGCCCCTCGGCCGAGGCTCCCAACTCCCTGTTCGTGAACAATGTGACCATCTCCAACACGGGCGCGAGCACCATCACCGATGTGCGCTACGTGCGCGTCATGGATTGGGACATCCCGCCCAGCGAATTCAACGAGTACGTGACCATCAAGGGCACCGGCACCACGACCCTGCTCGAAACGTCGCACGACGACGGCTTCGAGTCGCCCAATCCTCTGGCCTTCACCACCCCGATTCTGCCCGGAACCCTGGACGTCGATTTTGAGAACTCCGGCCCCACGGACCACGGAGCGTACTTCAAGTTCCTGTTCGGCGATCTGGCGGCTGGCGAATCCTACAGCTTCAGCATCTTCTACGGCGCTGCTCCGAGCGAAACCCTGGCCCTGAATGCGCTTGGCCTGATCGGCGCGGAGCTTTACTCCCTCGGCAAGAGCACGATCGCCGGCACGCCCGCGACCTTCATGTTCGCCTTCAAGGGTGTTGGAGGCGAGATCATCGTTCCTCCGCCGACTCCGACCGATCCCATTCCCGAGCCGGGCTCCCTGCTCCTTTTGGGCAGCGGTCTGGCCGGGTTCGCGGCTTGGCGGCGTCGCCGCGCGGCGAACGTCAAGGCGTAA